The Thermomonospora amylolytica sequence CGCAGATCGTGGTGCTCTCCGCACCCGTCCCGGTGGTGGTGGGAACGGCGACCAGCGGCTTGAGCGGCTGGCTCGGCGCCTGCGCGGCCCCCACCGGCGCGTTGACGTAGTCCATCAGCCCGCCGGGGTTGGTGAGCAGCAGGTTGATCGCCTTGGCGGTGTCGATGCTGGACCCGCCGCCGACCGCCACGAACGCGTCCCACGGCCCGGTGCCCTGGGCGTGGTCGATGGCCTGGTTCATGCTCTTGTCGGTGGGCTCGACCCGTACGCCGTCGTAGACGTGGGCCTCGATGCCGTACCCGGCCATCCGGTCGGCGATCCGCTGCGGATGCCCGGTGGCGGCCACCCCGGGGTCGGTCACCACCAGCACCCGGCGCACCCCGAGCCGGGACAGGTCGTATCCGATCTCCTCGGCCGCCCCGGCGCCGAACTTCAGCGCGGGCGCACCGTAGGTGAAGATCGTCTCGGGCTGGACCGGCTTGCCCATCGCGCTGCCTCCCCGACAAGACCACGGCACTTCGGCCGAGTGTGGTACGTAACATGCAACATGTCAACATCCAGGGCGAACACACCTGATCCGGGAGGGCTCAGGACAGCGTGCCGCGGGCCAGGCGGGTCAGCGCGGCGGTGATCTGCGCCGGCGTCAGGCCCCGGTCCCGCCGCTGGTAGCCGTACACCTCGGGGTCCAGCGGCGCCAGCAGCACATCGACCAGGGCGTCCGGCTCGGGGACGGCGGCGGCGGTCAGCAGGGCACGGACGTGCGCCCGCCAGAAACCGTAGGCGCCGACCTCGAAGCGCGACCGGCCGGTCTCGGCGCCGAGGACCAGGTGGGCGTGGTCCTCCAGCAGTTCCACCATGGCGGCGTAGAAGGCGGCCAGCCGGTCGGCGGGCGGGGCTCCTGGCCCCAGCGGGGGATCGCCGCGCAGCAGCCTTTCCTGCAACGCGCGTTCGTGCTCGTCCAGCAGCGCGACGGCGATCGAGGCCCGGTCGGGGAACCGCCGGTAGAGGGTGCCGCGGCCGACCCCGGCGGCGCGGGCGATGTCGTCCATGGTGACGTTCGGCGCGCCGCGCTCGGCGAACAGCCGGCCGGCGGCGGCCAGGATCTTGGCGCGGTTGCGCGCGGCGTCGGCTCGTTCCATGGCCCCCGAGTCTATCTGGACA is a genomic window containing:
- a CDS encoding TetR/AcrR family transcriptional regulator codes for the protein MERADAARNRAKILAAAGRLFAERGAPNVTMDDIARAAGVGRGTLYRRFPDRASIAVALLDEHERALQERLLRGDPPLGPGAPPADRLAAFYAAMVELLEDHAHLVLGAETGRSRFEVGAYGFWRAHVRALLTAAAVPEPDALVDVLLAPLDPEVYGYQRRDRGLTPAQITAALTRLARGTLS